The stretch of DNA GCGGCGCGCACGGCGTCGGGGTCGGGACGTCGGGTGACGACGGGGTCGGGGGCGGTGCGCTCGGGCACCGTGTCGAGGGTGAGCCCGGCCGGGGTCGCGACGGCCTCGGGACCGCAGGCACCGCCGCACACGAGCGGGTTGAGCCGCCCCGTGGTCCATCCGAACGCGACGGCGGCGACGAGCGCGCCGACGAGCACGAGGGTGCCCAGCAGCCACGGCAGCCCGACCCTGCCTCGGTCACGTCGCGTCACATGGGCCAGACTATGCACCCAGAGCGCAGGCCCGGTGGTCCGTCCGGCCCCGGCGACACCTCGCTCGGACGATCAGCAACCCACGAGAGGCCCGGCCCGTGATCTTCGATGTGACCGTGGAAATCCCCAAGGGGGAGCGCAACAAGTACGAGGTCGACCACAAGGACCACCGGATCCGCCTCGACCGCACGCTCTTCACCGCGACGCAGTACCCGGCCGACTACGGCTTCATCGACGACACCCTGGGCCTGGACGGCGACCCGCTCGACGCGCTCGTGCTGCTGCCGTCGCCCACCTTCCCCGGCTGCGTGATCACGTGCCGCGCGATCGGCATGTTCCGGATGACCGACGAGGCGGGTGGCGACGACAAGGTCCTGTGCGTCCCCGCGACCGACCCGCGCCAGGAGCACCTGCGCGACATCCACCACGTGGCCGAGTTCGACCGCCTGGAGATCCAGCACTTCTTCACGGTCTACAAGGACCTCGAGCCGGGCAAGTCCGTCGAGGGCTCCAACTGGACCGGCCGCGTCGAGGCCGAGGCCGAGATCGAGCG from Aeromicrobium erythreum encodes:
- a CDS encoding inorganic diphosphatase is translated as MIFDVTVEIPKGERNKYEVDHKDHRIRLDRTLFTATQYPADYGFIDDTLGLDGDPLDALVLLPSPTFPGCVITCRAIGMFRMTDEAGGDDKVLCVPATDPRQEHLRDIHHVAEFDRLEIQHFFTVYKDLEPGKSVEGSNWTGRVEAEAEIERSFQRFKDNGGY